The Mammaliicoccus sciuri genome window below encodes:
- a CDS encoding polysaccharide biosynthesis protein, translating into MTQSKPIFNSVLLLTGTMVIVKILSAIYRVPYQNVLGDEGLYAYQQVYPLVAIVSVVSLNALPSVMSSWMIQRKQSQIVGMFWFLQMTCLLLSVVIFLSAHLISGLMGDANLAPMIRMASLALIPLVFISMVRGYYQMKHQMNFIAVSQVIDQVVRVGVILTAILLFVGLNISIYQAGTIAISGSVLGLSCIAIYFWFKRKPRLRFSWEIKLQDTKNIVTMTILYAISYLILILWQIVDSFTLIHLLQENGYSFHESIKVKGVFDRGASLIQMGLIITTTFSFVLIPLLTEQLQKKNHQLVNEYANTSLKITVLFSMAAAFGLMNLLPLLNTVFFKTNELIGTLSVFMLAVVFVTFIIMYTALLQVKLNRNILFIALMIGMVAKLIGNYWFVLQFGIFGASLSTVLSLAIYTLILHIRVMKFYQFQRMGLFMIKVITLLAIMSVFVQAVLLIPTHTRMTSLLIMLMAGIVGVMVVIIGIIKMKILIKDEWKHLPLMDKIIKE; encoded by the coding sequence ATGACACAATCTAAACCCATTTTTAATAGTGTATTGTTGTTAACAGGTACGATGGTCATTGTTAAAATTTTAAGCGCAATTTATAGAGTACCTTACCAGAATGTTTTGGGTGATGAAGGATTATATGCATACCAACAAGTATATCCGCTTGTTGCGATTGTAAGTGTTGTAAGTTTAAACGCGCTTCCTAGTGTGATGAGTAGCTGGATGATTCAACGTAAACAATCACAAATAGTAGGTATGTTCTGGTTCTTACAAATGACTTGTTTATTATTAAGTGTAGTCATATTTTTAAGTGCACACTTGATAAGTGGACTGATGGGTGACGCGAACTTAGCGCCTATGATTCGTATGGCGAGTTTAGCGCTAATACCACTTGTATTTATCTCAATGGTACGAGGGTATTATCAAATGAAACATCAGATGAACTTTATTGCCGTTTCACAGGTGATTGATCAAGTCGTTAGAGTCGGTGTGATTTTAACCGCGATCTTGCTGTTTGTTGGCTTGAATATTTCAATTTATCAAGCTGGCACAATCGCAATCAGTGGATCTGTATTGGGATTAAGTTGTATTGCAATTTACTTCTGGTTTAAAAGAAAACCTAGACTGAGATTTTCCTGGGAAATAAAGTTGCAAGACACTAAAAATATCGTGACGATGACAATTTTGTATGCCATTTCTTATTTGATATTGATCTTATGGCAAATTGTAGATTCATTTACGCTTATACATTTGTTGCAAGAGAATGGATATAGCTTTCATGAGAGTATAAAAGTAAAAGGTGTGTTTGATAGAGGTGCTTCATTAATTCAGATGGGGCTTATCATCACAACGACATTTAGTTTTGTGCTTATTCCATTGTTAACAGAACAACTGCAAAAGAAAAACCATCAACTCGTAAATGAATATGCTAATACATCGTTGAAGATAACAGTGTTATTTAGTATGGCTGCTGCATTTGGCTTAATGAACTTACTGCCATTATTAAATACTGTATTCTTTAAGACGAATGAATTGATCGGCACACTGAGCGTCTTTATGCTTGCAGTTGTATTTGTGACTTTTATCATCATGTATACAGCTTTATTGCAAGTGAAATTAAATAGAAATATATTATTTATTGCGCTCATGATTGGTATGGTAGCGAAATTGATCGGGAATTACTGGTTTGTACTGCAGTTTGGTATATTTGGTGCAAGTTTGTCGACCGTCTTGTCACTCGCTATATATACATTGATTTTGCATATACGTGTAATGAAGTTTTATCAATTTCAACGTATGGGTTTATTTATGATTAAAGTAATCACTTTGCTTGCGATCATGTCTGTATTTGTACAAGCGGTACTGCTCATTCCAACGCACACGAGAATGACCAGTTTATTAATTATGTTAATGGCAGGTATTGTTGGCGTAATGGTTGTCATAATAGGTATAATAAAAATGAAAATATTAATAAAAGATGAATGGAAACATTTGCCTTTAATGGATAAAATAATAAAGGAGTAA
- a CDS encoding MazG nucleotide pyrophosphohydrolase domain-containing protein gives MAQQILVVGLGNYSLEELPMGVYRKLQSADVIYARTLDHPVVKELEDLNWQGFDYIYEKHDDFLNVYSEIVDTLIEKAEHENIIYAVPGDPMVAETTTQLLLEKAPDVHVLGGKSFLDDMFRAVNIDPNDGFTLLDGTSLSETSLNIRTNTIITQVYDQLVASDIKVTLMERYSDDHPVQLVSNARLGEAEVISCPLYEMDHHAELSNLTSLFIPKITEDEQLYGDFQYLEQTIDTFVSEEGCPWDKVQTHETLKRYVLEEAFELIEAIDEDDIDHMIEELGDILLQVMLHAAIGKKEAYFDVREVVQTLTSKMIRRHPHVFGDQEANDIEDLKKIWNDEKQKEGKVKREKLEKIFADYFLKLYDKTKLEGYGEQSLKEFINKGDLTI, from the coding sequence ATGGCACAACAAATTTTAGTTGTTGGCTTAGGTAATTATAGTTTAGAAGAATTGCCAATGGGCGTTTACCGCAAACTTCAATCAGCTGATGTTATATATGCGCGTACGTTAGACCATCCAGTCGTTAAAGAATTAGAAGACTTAAATTGGCAAGGTTTTGATTATATTTATGAAAAGCACGATGATTTCCTTAATGTATATTCTGAAATTGTCGATACATTGATTGAAAAAGCTGAACATGAAAACATTATTTATGCGGTACCTGGTGACCCAATGGTAGCTGAAACAACGACGCAGCTTTTGTTAGAGAAAGCACCGGATGTTCACGTGTTAGGTGGGAAAAGCTTTCTAGATGATATGTTCAGAGCTGTTAATATTGACCCAAATGACGGGTTTACATTATTAGATGGAACAAGTTTGTCTGAGACTTCATTAAATATAAGAACGAATACGATTATTACCCAAGTGTATGATCAATTAGTTGCATCGGATATTAAAGTTACATTGATGGAAAGATATTCAGATGACCATCCTGTGCAACTTGTTTCTAATGCAAGACTAGGTGAAGCGGAAGTTATTTCATGTCCATTGTATGAAATGGACCATCATGCTGAGCTATCAAATTTAACAAGTTTATTCATTCCGAAAATAACTGAAGATGAACAACTTTACGGTGATTTTCAATATTTAGAACAAACTATTGATACATTTGTGTCTGAAGAAGGCTGTCCATGGGATAAAGTACAAACCCATGAAACATTGAAACGTTATGTGCTTGAAGAGGCGTTTGAATTAATAGAAGCAATTGATGAAGATGATATTGATCATATGATAGAAGAACTTGGAGACATATTGTTACAAGTGATGTTACATGCTGCGATTGGAAAGAAAGAAGCGTACTTTGATGTAAGAGAAGTGGTACAAACATTAACGTCTAAGATGATACGTAGACATCCGCATGTGTTTGGTGACCAAGAAGCGAATGATATTGAAGACCTCAAGAAAATTTGGAATGATGAAAAACAAAAAGAAGGCAAAGTTAAACGTGAGAAACTAGAAAAAATATTTGCTGATTACTTTTTGAAGTTGTATGATAAAACCAAATTAGAGGGATACGGTGAACAATCATTAAAAGAATTTATAAATAAAGGAGATTTAACAATTTGA
- a CDS encoding RNA-binding S4 domain-containing protein, with the protein MRLDKYLKVSRLIKRRTLAKEVSDQGRVKVNGQVAKAGTTVSVEDELEIRLGNRIIVVKVTGLSEHANKENAKTMFEVIKEEKIQDSI; encoded by the coding sequence TTGAGATTAGATAAATATTTAAAAGTATCTAGACTGATTAAACGTCGTACACTTGCTAAAGAAGTGAGTGACCAAGGTAGAGTTAAAGTAAATGGTCAAGTTGCTAAAGCAGGAACGACTGTAAGTGTTGAAGATGAATTAGAAATTAGATTAGGTAATAGAATAATTGTTGTCAAAGTGACGGGATTATCTGAACATGCTAATAAAGAAAATGCGAAGACAATGTTTGAAGTCATTAAAGAAGAAAAAATTCAAGATTCTATATAA
- a CDS encoding FtsB family cell division protein, translating to MAQKIKNLDNEYTQSQNKQKKTVNKTRQVIRKRLTLFGGVLLLIMVIMIVMLFLQKNRNDELVQERKEKAVKYEKLQDKEIELKEQIKRLNDKEYIEKLARSEYFLSNDGEIIFKLPEDKKDAENDK from the coding sequence ATGGCGCAAAAAATTAAAAATCTAGATAATGAATATACACAGTCCCAAAACAAACAAAAAAAGACTGTCAATAAAACGCGCCAAGTGATACGCAAGCGACTTACCTTATTTGGTGGAGTATTATTGTTAATAATGGTTATTATGATCGTCATGCTGTTTCTACAAAAAAATCGTAATGATGAATTAGTACAAGAGCGTAAAGAAAAAGCTGTCAAGTATGAAAAATTGCAAGATAAAGAGATAGAACTTAAAGAACAAATTAAACGACTGAACGATAAAGAATATATAGAAAAACTCGCGAGAAGCGAATACTTTTTAAGCAATGATGGTGAAATTATTTTTAAATTACCAGAAGA